A window of the Oncorhynchus keta strain PuntledgeMale-10-30-2019 chromosome 21, Oket_V2, whole genome shotgun sequence genome harbors these coding sequences:
- the LOC118399759 gene encoding guanylin-like yields MKTILSIALVLLALYLVSEAHAVQVKVQEGDFVFSLESVKKLQELTESSSVNGKQNPHLASTSFASVCANPSLPQEFMPLCMQRGASMSLSRLATMPIDICEICAFVACTGC; encoded by the exons ATGAAAACCATTCTCTCCATTGCTCTTGTGCTCCTGGCTCTCTATCTGGTCTCTGAAGCCCATGCAGTCCAAGTCAAAGTGCAG gAGGGCGACTTTGTTTTCTCACTGGAATCAGTGAAGAAGCTCCAAGAGCTGACAGAGAGCAGCAGTGTAAACGGGAAGCAGAATCCTCATCTCGCCAGCACCAGCTTTGCTTCCGTCTGTGCTAACCCCTCCCTGCCACAGGAGTTTATGCCCCTGTGCATGCAGAGAGGGGCCAGCATGTCTCTCTCAAGACTAG CTACTATGCCTATAGACATCTGTGAGATATGTGCCTTTGTTGCCTGCACAGGCTGTTAG